The Leptospira bouyouniensis genome window below encodes:
- a CDS encoding protein adenylyltransferase SelO, protein MLSFSFPEHPSVEKTYTSLPNSFFQYIKPTPVASPNVIFWNESLANEFMFENWKKQDLITAQFFSGTSLPENLQPFAQAYAGHQFGHFTMLGDGRTIVMGEFQNRSGERYDFQWKGSGRTKYSRNGDGRATISAMVREYIMSEAMVGLQIPTTRSLAVIATGETVLRDEPQEGAVLTRVASSHIRVGTFEYAYHTLSLHELESLFQYTVNRHAPNLLNADNPVLAFLEYVMKRQVTLVTNWMRVGFIHGVMNTDNMSISGETIDYGPCAFLNGYFAKRVFSSIDVNGRYAFANQMGIAQWNLACLTNALLPLIDPNEKTAIDLAKGKLSELENWFQESYIRMLGEKIGFPNLTEKDLPLLQNLYQWMQDTEADYTNTFLVLEGAYVPKDSIYNDHRWKDWVKDWQDAKKKHGILEEDAIYLMQKTNPSLVPRNHLVELALANVRQGQLRIAEDLIKRGQSPYTRLLGYDYNDEVPRGGDRNYRTFCGT, encoded by the coding sequence AACTTACACATCATTGCCTAATTCTTTTTTCCAATACATAAAACCAACTCCTGTCGCTTCGCCTAACGTTATTTTTTGGAATGAGAGTTTAGCTAATGAATTTATGTTTGAAAATTGGAAAAAACAGGATTTAATTACCGCCCAATTTTTTTCTGGGACAAGTTTGCCGGAAAATTTACAGCCGTTTGCTCAAGCCTATGCAGGCCATCAATTTGGACACTTTACAATGTTAGGTGATGGTAGAACAATTGTAATGGGAGAGTTTCAGAATCGAAGTGGTGAGAGGTATGATTTCCAATGGAAGGGATCTGGTAGAACAAAGTACTCAAGAAATGGAGATGGAAGAGCTACAATTAGTGCTATGGTGCGAGAATACATCATGAGTGAGGCAATGGTTGGGTTACAAATTCCAACAACTCGAAGCTTGGCGGTAATTGCAACTGGTGAAACTGTATTACGTGACGAACCACAGGAGGGAGCGGTATTAACTCGTGTTGCCTCAAGTCATATCCGTGTAGGAACTTTTGAATATGCTTACCATACATTATCACTACATGAACTAGAATCTTTATTTCAGTATACTGTAAATAGACATGCTCCGAATCTTCTGAATGCCGACAATCCAGTGCTTGCATTTTTAGAATATGTGATGAAACGACAGGTAACGCTTGTTACTAATTGGATGCGCGTGGGTTTTATCCATGGTGTGATGAATACCGACAATATGAGTATTTCTGGGGAAACCATTGATTATGGTCCATGTGCTTTTTTGAATGGTTACTTCGCAAAGAGAGTGTTTAGCTCGATTGATGTAAATGGACGTTATGCATTTGCCAATCAGATGGGTATAGCACAGTGGAATCTTGCTTGTTTAACAAATGCCCTCTTGCCTTTGATTGATCCAAACGAGAAAACAGCTATAGACTTAGCAAAAGGAAAATTATCTGAATTAGAAAATTGGTTCCAAGAAAGTTACATACGGATGTTAGGTGAGAAAATTGGATTTCCAAATTTAACTGAAAAGGATTTACCGTTGTTACAAAACTTATACCAATGGATGCAAGACACGGAAGCCGATTATACCAATACTTTTCTTGTACTGGAAGGAGCTTACGTTCCAAAGGATTCAATCTATAACGATCATCGATGGAAGGATTGGGTGAAAGATTGGCAGGATGCAAAAAAGAAACATGGTATCCTCGAAGAAGATGCAATTTATCTTATGCAAAAGACAAATCCAAGTTTGGTTCCTAGAAATCACTTAGTAGAATTAGCACTTGCTAACGTTCGCCAAGGACAATTAAGGATTGCCGAGGATTTGATCAAAAGAGGCCAATCTCCTTATACACGTTTGTTAGGTTATGATTACAACGATGAAGTTCCCAGAGGAGGTGATAGAAACTATCGAACGTTTTGTGGAACTTAA
- a CDS encoding CheR family methyltransferase, which produces MTFPVIGIGASAGGLDALELFFKHLPIDTGYSYVVILHLDPNHKGMIPEILQRHTSIPIIAATDGIKVKPNTVYVLPANKTISISNHVLYLSKPVEQKGFRLPIDLFLSSLAKDYKTKSVGIILSGMGTDGGIGLQSIKKESGLAFVQDPATAKFDGMPLNAIKAVNVDLIASPDELAISLVSFIDSPAGMNQFDQPPEDSIKSLRVIQSLLKQKSGHDFTNYKTNTLFRRIERRIIFLNLESIHLYEKYVTENPDELLFLFKEILIGVTHFFRDKEVWDRIEKLIFEKIFEKTSNEIIRIWIPGCSTGEEAYSLAITFLEAKIKNKSYQSFIIQIFATDLDEEAINKARQGIYSKNIEKNVSINRLNTFFTKVENGYHINPNVRELVVFANHDIIKDPPFTKLDIISCRNMLIYMEPNLQKKILGLFRYCLKPEGYLILGTAETLGNQNIFFKTIDPKLRIFEKNQVSIKNEHTDFPTFFKSEKLANFEISKMKDSENSIQTLTNTILLQEYSPSSVLTNEKGDIIYITGKTGKYLEPAAGKAVLNIFLMAREGLSHEIIIAYRKVIESTNPITLKNLKINYNSNIVLVDVIIRKIEKPDGLSGLFLIVFVDVPTLIPITKENPKELKNKYQTQMMVLEAELQRTKEDLQLTIEEMQTSQEELKSTNEELQSTNEELQSTNEELQSTNEELQSTNEEITSSKEEMQSLNEELQTVNAELQTKIDEYISITNDFKNLLDGTDIATLFLDKDLRIRRFTKHVTRVFNMIPTDIGRPITDLGSKLDYPEFIHDAQEVLDTLIFKEVEIQSNSKIWYIAKIMPYRTVDDRIHGLVITFTNITKTKDLEFALRNTNETLDIHLTEVQNLLSEKEIILKEVHHRIKNNMGTVLGILNLQADTITNETTKNILVDASCRIQSMMTLYDKLYRSRNTSEIDISDYLPDLIGEIISIFPEGHLVSKTIHLDKIALSSEMISTLGIILNELVTNSMKYAFKKFDKGEISLVIHKLDNQISCIYSDNGIGIPKDIDFESSTGFGLELLRILVKQLRGTIHLERKNGTKIIISFPLKYLPKT; this is translated from the coding sequence ATGACGTTTCCTGTCATCGGTATCGGGGCTTCTGCTGGTGGACTGGACGCGTTAGAATTATTCTTCAAACATCTGCCAATCGATACCGGTTATAGTTATGTAGTGATCCTTCATTTAGATCCTAACCATAAAGGTATGATTCCTGAAATCTTACAACGTCATACTTCAATACCTATCATAGCAGCAACCGATGGAATTAAAGTAAAACCTAACACAGTTTATGTATTACCTGCAAACAAAACGATATCAATTTCTAATCACGTCTTATATCTTTCAAAACCTGTAGAACAGAAGGGTTTTCGTTTACCAATTGATTTATTTCTTTCATCACTTGCGAAAGATTATAAAACAAAAAGTGTCGGGATAATTTTATCTGGTATGGGAACTGATGGGGGAATTGGACTTCAATCTATAAAAAAGGAAAGTGGATTAGCATTTGTACAAGATCCAGCCACTGCAAAATTTGATGGTATGCCGTTAAATGCAATCAAAGCTGTCAACGTCGATTTAATTGCTTCACCTGATGAATTAGCAATTAGTCTCGTGTCCTTTATAGATTCTCCAGCTGGAATGAATCAATTTGATCAACCGCCTGAAGATTCAATTAAATCATTAAGGGTAATACAATCACTTTTAAAACAAAAATCTGGTCATGATTTTACAAATTATAAAACTAATACTTTATTTAGAAGAATAGAACGAAGAATAATTTTTTTAAATTTAGAAAGCATTCATTTGTATGAGAAATATGTTACAGAAAATCCAGATGAACTTTTATTCTTATTCAAAGAAATTTTAATCGGCGTTACACATTTCTTTAGAGATAAAGAAGTTTGGGATAGAATTGAAAAATTAATATTTGAAAAAATATTCGAAAAAACATCGAATGAAATCATAAGAATTTGGATCCCTGGTTGTTCTACAGGTGAAGAAGCATACAGCCTTGCGATAACCTTTTTAGAAGCGAAAATTAAAAATAAAAGCTATCAAAGTTTTATTATTCAAATTTTTGCCACTGACTTAGATGAAGAAGCAATCAACAAAGCAAGGCAAGGTATTTACTCAAAAAATATTGAAAAAAATGTTTCGATTAATCGACTAAATACTTTTTTTACAAAAGTTGAAAACGGATACCACATCAATCCAAATGTTAGAGAATTAGTTGTTTTTGCAAATCACGATATCATTAAAGATCCTCCGTTTACAAAACTCGATATAATATCCTGTCGCAATATGCTAATCTATATGGAACCTAATTTACAAAAAAAAATATTAGGATTATTTAGATATTGTCTAAAACCAGAAGGATATTTAATACTTGGAACAGCAGAAACCTTAGGCAATCAAAACATATTTTTTAAAACCATTGATCCAAAACTAAGAATTTTTGAAAAAAATCAAGTTTCGATTAAAAATGAACATACTGATTTTCCAACTTTTTTCAAATCTGAAAAGTTAGCAAATTTTGAAATATCCAAAATGAAAGATTCGGAAAATAGTATTCAAACATTAACGAATACTATTCTCCTCCAAGAATATAGTCCCTCTAGTGTTCTTACCAATGAAAAAGGAGATATAATATACATTACTGGAAAAACGGGAAAATACTTAGAGCCTGCCGCGGGTAAAGCAGTCTTAAATATTTTTTTAATGGCAAGGGAAGGTTTAAGTCACGAAATCATCATTGCATATAGAAAAGTAATAGAATCAACTAATCCCATCACACTAAAAAATTTAAAAATAAACTATAACTCCAATATTGTATTAGTAGATGTAATCATTCGGAAGATAGAAAAACCAGATGGATTGTCAGGTTTATTCTTAATCGTTTTTGTTGATGTGCCTACCCTCATTCCTATCACTAAAGAAAACCCGAAGGAATTAAAAAACAAATACCAAACACAGATGATGGTCTTGGAAGCTGAACTGCAAAGAACTAAAGAAGATCTTCAGCTCACAATTGAAGAGATGCAAACATCTCAAGAAGAGTTAAAATCAACAAATGAAGAATTGCAATCAACAAATGAAGAATTGCAATCAACAAATGAAGAACTGCAATCAACAAATGAAGAACTGCAATCAACAAATGAAGAAATAACTTCTTCCAAAGAAGAAATGCAAAGTTTAAACGAAGAATTACAAACTGTTAATGCTGAATTACAAACCAAAATTGATGAATATATTTCAATAACAAATGACTTTAAAAATTTATTAGATGGAACCGATATTGCTACTTTATTTTTGGATAAGGATTTAAGAATCCGAAGGTTCACAAAACATGTAACTAGAGTATTTAACATGATACCTACTGACATCGGAAGACCCATAACGGATTTAGGCAGCAAATTAGATTATCCTGAATTCATTCATGATGCTCAAGAAGTTTTAGATACCTTAATATTCAAAGAAGTTGAAATTCAATCCAATTCAAAAATTTGGTATATAGCAAAGATTATGCCTTACCGAACGGTAGATGATCGAATCCATGGCCTTGTAATTACATTCACAAACATAACCAAGACAAAGGATTTGGAATTTGCTTTAAGGAATACAAATGAAACTTTAGACATTCATTTAACAGAAGTCCAAAATCTATTGTCTGAAAAAGAAATCATTCTAAAAGAAGTTCACCATCGCATTAAAAACAACATGGGTACTGTATTAGGAATATTAAATTTACAAGCAGACACAATCACTAATGAAACAACTAAAAATATCTTAGTAGATGCATCGTGTCGAATTCAAAGTATGATGACCTTGTATGATAAATTGTATCGATCTAGAAATACATCAGAAATTGATATTTCAGATTATCTACCTGATTTGATTGGAGAAATCATTAGTATTTTTCCAGAAGGTCATTTAGTATCAAAAACGATACATTTAGATAAAATTGCCCTCAGTTCAGAAATGATATCTACTTTAGGTATTATTTTAAATGAACTTGTTACTAATTCAATGAAATATGCATTTAAGAAATTTGATAAAGGTGAGATTTCACTAGTAATCCATAAATTAGACAACCAAATTTCCTGTATTTATAGCGACAATGGTATCGGAATTCCAAAGGACATTGACTTTGAATCTTCCACCGGATTCGGTCTTGAATTATTAAGAATCCTTGTAAAACAATTGAGAGGAACGATTCACTTAGAAAGAAAGAATGGAACCAAAATAATAATTAGTTTTCCTTTGAAATACCTGCCGAAAACCTAA